In Capra hircus breed San Clemente chromosome 5, ASM170441v1, whole genome shotgun sequence, the DNA window AGTTTTCTAAGTGTGTCCAAGACAAACACTAGCCCCCAGCAGAGCTCTCTAACAGAGAGGGCCTGGCTCACATGCAGAAAGAGGCCCTACTTGCAGGGACCAAGAAGGGCTGGTTTCAGGACTCACCGTCTAGTTTCTGGACCATGTCAAACATGCCAACACAAAACCAGGCGAGAGCAGGCTGCAGGCACATTCCCCAGTGTTTCCCCACAGGATCTCAGATGCTGTCAGGGAAGAGCTAAGGgtgccacgcttcccttcttTCCCCCAAATCCTCACACCTCAGAGGAATGGAGACccccccatctccttcagaacagGCAACAGGAGTGTGCTGCTGCCTACCTTTTCTGCGAAAGGAAATCACTTCCTGCAGACTGCCATCTCAGACCCCCCTCCCCCGACAGCCCAGTCAGGTTCACCAAATTTCCATGATTCTTCTGTAATTACTCACCACACCCTCATAGGTCAGGACAACCCACAACCTGGGAGTCAACCAAACCCCCAGAACCTCCCATAAGGATCCTTTCCTTAGCAGGAAGAAAGAgggtttttatttcactttagaaAATTCATATTCACAAGCCCTGGCTTGGGTTAGCAACATCCTAACCAGCAGTCTGTTgaatcaatcttaaaaaaaaaccctccaaaacGAAGCCCTCCAGTCCCCTCAAGCTGAGTTCTTCAGCTCCTCTTGAACCTCAAGGTTCAGGCCTTCAGGTTTCGGGGGAGGGGCAGTCAGGAGAAGCTGTTTCATGCTCATCCTCCCGAGCTGGGGCTAGAGAAGGGTTTGGCTCAATATGCCATCTCCAAGCATACAAACACGAACActcacataccacacacacactcactcatacACCCCTGATCACTTCTGGGGAGGGTGTAGATAAGGTGGTGGTGTTGGAGCAGAGAAGAGCAAAGAATATAGTTAACAGTAAAACCTACATTaggttcctctttcagtgttttctctgcagacccccccacccccccacagtCCTTTGTTGTGTAGGGACGGCCATCAAGAAGGAAGCCAAGATCTTTTCCTTTGGGACCAAAAGctagacccctatctcctctACCTGAATACAGTGATAGGACGTGAGCGAGAAGATCAGCTCAACGCTGCTCAACAGTCACGTCAGGGGACACCAAATTTCTCTGTTTCTTGAACAGCTGTCACCGAACTTGGGGTTAGTCTTGGGTGGTTCCTAAGAGGGCACAAGGAGAAAGAACCCACTGTGACATCCACGACTCCTTGCTCAACACCTCTGTCTGGCTTAGGAGTCAGTATCAGCGAGGTAGCCAAAAACTATCTCCAAAATCAACTacccagagagagaaagggaaggggcTTCAAGGGCCACGCTCACCCAAGTTTCCTCCAAAAGGCACTTGAGCTGACCCCATTAGGTACCAGTGTGGCACCGGCCACTGCAATAGCCCGGGCCACAACTTCTGCTCTTCCCTGAAGGAAATGAGAGGTACCTGCCCAGTCTTCCTGGATCCAGCCCTTGTCTGGTCCCCTCACTGCTCTTCCTTTTGTCCCTACAGTGGATAAGGAGGCCAAAGTAAGCACAGCTGCCATCCCTGATCCTATTCTCCTTCAAACAGGAGGTGAGGTACAGGGCTGTGGAACATCAAGGATCAACTGCAACTAAAAACTCAAATTTGGGGGCGGGCTGGACCAGCCATAGTCCCTGCTTTGACCAGGACTCTATCCCTCCATGTTACCTATTTCCACAGTGTGCCTGTTGAAACTGCTTTTggataaacaacaacaagaacagaaccaacccacccctctccccagtcTCCTCCGTTTCAGCTGCCAGCAGGAGTCCAGGGCTGTGGGAGCCACACTTCAGTCTTGGTCCTGCACCTTGAGTCCCCACCTGTGACCTCAGCCGAGGGTCTGGGGACtagcttccctacccaggaatgcTGAAGGAACTTTCCCAAGATACTCAGAGTCTCAGATTATTTACAGAGCTGAAGCTCTGGGGCCTGCCGTCCCCTGATGCACTCTTCCGGTCTCCTGGGTCCACTCCTTCAGGAGGGAGACAGATACAGACGGGGCGGCGGTGGGACCATCCGACCAGAGGGGGTGCACTCTTCGGTGGATTCTTCTGATCACTCCCACCACCCGGGGCCCCTGCGCCTAGAGAGAAAACTGCCCGTCGGAAGTCTTGGACTGGCACCCTTGGCACATCCGTTTGTGTCTGAGTAATCGATCTGTCCGAGAAAAACACTGAGAAGAAACGGAGGGTTAAGCGCCTGAGAGAAGAAACGTGGTTACCTATTGGCTAGAGCTGTCCTTCCCAAATGAGAGAGGCGCAGGTCCCATTCTACGTTCCCTTGGCATGTACAGACAGCATGAGTGCACAGTGGTTAGGAACACAACGCTGAAGTCTCAATCCTGGCCTAGCGCGCAGGAGCCATGCAACCCTGGGCAATCTATCTCAGCTCTGAATGTGTTCacgcatctgtaaaatgggactaaagGTACCTACTCACAGAGCGGCTGCTTCATTTATCATGTATTTATTCAGTATCTCAAGGCAGGTACAGTTCCTGGGGCTGAGGACAGAGGGGAGAACCAGAGGGACAAAGTCTCTGCCCCACAGAGCTTTCATTCTAGTGTTCTACAGATACAACCTGAGAGTGTGGAACAAAGCTTGAGACCCAGCAAAGCATCCAGTGTTCACTGTTATCATTTCTCCTCTCTTGTTCTTGTCTCCTTTTGGTCCTGGATTTTACAGTCACAATACATCAGATATTGACCGCTCCCCCAGGGCAGgaatttttctctcttcctcctaagTGCACCTGTCCTGAAGTTCCATTCAATGCGTCTCTATCCCTGATCTGCTGTGTCCTTGGGAAACCCAACCTCTCTAAACCTCAATTTTCCCATGGGCAAAATGAAGGCAACAAAGCTACCTCACAGAGTTAATGTGAAGTTAACGTCATACACGGTCTCACTGTGCCTGGTGCACAGTAAGCACTCAAGAAACGCTATTATTAACAATTATTCTAATGGTTCCTCCCCAAGGGACCAGAAAGGTATATCTATATAAGGCCAGAAAGATATACCTCACCCCGATGTACTAACACCATCATGGCCAGGAATGTGAGATGGCCCCTTGTCAAGCAGGGAGTGGGGGCGAGCCCTGGCTATTGGGGAAGAAagtttgtgtgtgggtgtgaatGCATGACACGTGAGCTTACCTGGTGACACCGTTCACACTGGTAGGGCTTTTCCCCACTGTGTACACGCTTGTGACGCTCCAGGTGGTACTTCTGGATGAAACGCATATCACATATGTCACACTCAAATGGCTTCTCACCTGGCCCAATCAGAGAGAAGGGAGCATCAGGAGGTATACATGGCAGGGACCTCACTCCAGTTATTTTCCCAGAAATCTTTACCTTTTAGTAATGTGTAAACAGCTAATGGGGAAAGGTCCCCAAAGCTGCTGTCTCAGCAACACCAGATACATACAATCTCTTCCGCCTCATTCACTTACCTTCTTCCCCTATTTCTAATAGTTACTCCTTAAAATAAACCCAACAGAAGCTACACACAAACATAATAGAAACTACGGACTACGCTCCCCCTCTGAACATGAGCAAGACACTTACCGGTATGAATAAGGATGTGCCTCTTGAGGTGGTAACTGCTCCTAAAGGCTCCAAAGCAGTGTTCACAAACAAAATTTTTGGGAATCTTTACTTGAAAAGAaccattttgttccactaccaccacctgggggCAAGAGTCAGGCACGTCATGAGGCTATCCTATCCCTCTGCCCCCTTCTTGCCTCCATTCTGCCCTGGCCCTATTTTCAACTGCTGGACAAAGTAACTTCTCTGATGCTGTCATCTCCCATATCCCTCAGAGTTAAGAGACCCTTGGAGGAAGAAGGTAGGGTGAGCAAGCTGTCTGCTTGGTCAAACCTCGCACTCTGAACTGACCTTAGAGGGAGACTGCCTGCCCCTCTGCCACAGGACCTCATGCTCCCCCGACCCTCCCCTTACCAAGGATGTTTCACAGAGggcagagatcaattgccaaagTGGTCTCTGGATGGGGTCAGGGTGGCTCACTCACCAGCCCTGAGGAGACCTCAGGGCTGAGCCAGagagacgctcagttgtgtccgactctttgcgaccccgtggactgtaacctactaggcttctccgtccatgggattctccaggcaagaata includes these proteins:
- the ZNF740 gene encoding zinc finger protein 740 isoform X2; translation: MKEASLLACEGLAGVSLVPTAASKKMMLSQIASKQAENGERAGSPDVLRCSSQGHRKDSDKSRSRKDDDSLAEASHSKKTVKKVVVVEQNGSFQVKIPKNFVCEHCFGAFRSSYHLKRHILIHTGEKPFECDICDMRFIQKYHLERHKRVHSGEKPYQCERCHQCFSRTDRLLRHKRMCQGCQSKTSDGQFSL
- the ZNF740 gene encoding zinc finger protein 740 isoform X1 is translated as MAQASLLACEGLAGVSLVPTAASKKMMLSQIASKQAENGERAGSPDVLRCSSQGHRKDSDKSRSRKDDDSLAEASHSKKTVKKVVVVEQNGSFQVKIPKNFVCEHCFGAFRSSYHLKRHILIHTGEKPFECDICDMRFIQKYHLERHKRVHSGEKPYQCERCHQCFSRTDRLLRHKRMCQGCQSKTSDGQFSL
- the ZNF740 gene encoding zinc finger protein 740 isoform X3, whose product is MAQASLLACEGLAGVSLVPTAASKKMMLSQIASKQAENGERAGSPDVLRCSSQGHRKDSDKSRSRKDDDSLAEASHSKKTVKKVVVVEQNGSFQVKIPKNFVCEHCFGAFRSSYHLKRHILIHTGEKPFECDICDMRFIQKYHLERHKRVHSGEKPYQCERCHQDQKETRTREEK
- the ZNF740 gene encoding zinc finger protein 740 isoform X4; protein product: MAQASLLACEGLAGVSLVPTAASKKMMLSQIASKQAENGERAGSPDVLRCSSQGHRKDSDKSRSRKDDDSLAEASHSKKTVKKVVVVEQNGSFQVKIPKNFVCEHCFGAFRSSYHLKRHILIHTGEKPFECDICDMRFIQKYHLERHKRVHSGEKPYQCERCHQDRCT